The genomic region TCGCTTTCCAGAAGTGAGGCTAAGGAATTAATTGACACCTATTATAAAACTTACCCCAAATTAAGCAACTTTATCGCAGACCAGGTAGAGTTTGCCAGGGAACATGGTTATGTCTCCACAGTTTTGGGCAGAAGAAGATATTTAAAGGATATCAATTCAAGAAACCAGGTAGTTCGTGGAGCGGCCGAACGTAACGCGGTGAATGCACCGATTCAGGGAAGCGCCGCCGATATAATCAAGCTGGCTATGATCAATATCCATAAAAAACTGAAAGAAGGGAACTATAAAACCAAGATGCTGCTACAGGTACATGATGAACTGGTTTTCGATGCTCATAAAAATGAACTTGAAAAAGTTCAGAAAATGATCAAATCTGAAATGGAGAACGCATATAAACTGGAAGTACCTTTAGATGTAGATCTGGGAGTAGGCGAAAACTGGCTGGAAGCCCATTAATTAAATGAGATGAAAAAGGGAATTCTAATATTTCTTATTGCCGCGCTAATTACCTCTTGTGAAAATGAGAAAACGATAAGCTCGTACGATCCGGTAGACTGGGAAGCACGAGGAGTAAAAAAGTCTGTGACCGATTCCCTTAAAAAAGGCCAGTCGTACCTTTCTGTTTATTCAGAAATATATAGCCAGACAGAACACAGAACTCATAATCTAACCTCCACGATTAGCATGAGAAATGTGGATATGAAAGACACTATTTATATCGACAAGGCGGAATATTTTAATACCCAGGGTGAACCAATAAGGATCTATTTTGATCATCCTATTTATATCGCCCCTATGGAAACAGTAGAGATCGTTGTTGATGAAACTGATATTGAGGGAGGAACCGGCGCAAACTTTATTTTTGAATGGTCCATTAAGGAATCCTCTCCCGAACCGCTTTTTGAAGGAGTGATGATCTCAACTTCAGGACAGCAAGGGCTTTCTTTTACCAGTAGAGGAGTCCGAATCAAATAAATGAATGAACTCGAAACCAATAAACTTATAATATAAACCGGTAAGATATTAATTGCCTCTACTGTATTCCAGCTCAAGGATCTGGACATCAGAAACAAGGGTATTTCCTGGGTCGTTCACATAAATATCTGACTCTTCTTCGGTTACTTCAAAAGAAAATCTATTCCCTCTAAGTTTAATTATTTTGGTGTCGGTATAAAGCACACCGTCAATAAGAATAGTTAAGATAAGTTCATTTCGGTTTATTTCCCATGTTCCAATATCATCCCTCCCGTTCAAACATTCGAATTCATTATCACTGGCACCCGCTGCAAAATCCATTTGTGCATTTTCAGTAAAGAATGTTCCATCCTGGAAAAATTCTATCCGCATATCATCGAAACAATCGGTTTCAAGGAGCAGGTTTGTATTACCCGTTCCATCCCCATTTAGATCTACCGGAATATCTGCCAGCATTTCAGAAAGCTGCCAGTTACCAAAGAGTCTTCTAGGTTGAATATTAGCGTTTATAGATTGGAATGATTCAGCTTCTTGAATTGGAAGTTCAGTTTTATTGCAGGAGGTAAGGAGACTCATTAAAAGAAGGAAAACAATTGTCATCAAAGATATATTCGATCTCATCATCAGCACAAATTCGCGCTAAATTAATCAACCAATCCATTGATTTACTGTTTTTTACGTTGTTTTCTATGAAAAACTAATTTACATCCTAAATGACACTGAATTATGTTAAGAGTGTAAGAAAGCTCTCCTATATAAAACATAAACAAAAAAACCTCACAGCTTGATAACTGTGAGGTTCTTCCAACTAACACTAAAACTACAATTAGAAAAGGTATACTAAGATTTAGTATACTCAAGTTCTAAAATTCTTATTGGTGACGCCTGAGTATTTCCAGGATCGCTCACATATTGATTCGATTCGATTTTCGTAACATCAAACGAAAATTTATTGGTCTCGAGATTTATATGCTTCTTATGGGTATAAGTAGAAGAATTAATATCTAAGGTCAAAATCAGACTGTCGTTCCTTACTTCCCAATTTCCATTGTCCATTCTATCAGACAAACATGAAAACTGATTTTTTGAAGTTCCCGCTTCAAAAGTCATTTGAGCATTATTACTAATAAACGTACCATCATCATTAAATGTTATACTCATAGTGTTAAAACAATCGGTCTCATCCAAAAGATTCTTACTATAAGTTTCATCGTCATTAAGGTCTACCGCAGTATCAGATACCATCCCTGATAAATCCCAGTTTCCCAGCATATCGTTCCTGGTCACCACTGTAGCGTCGCTAACTTTCAGCTGTGAATTTATTGAAACCTCTTCTTTACTACAACTAATTATTGAAAAGGAAAACATGCAAAAACCAGCTAACGTTTTGATATTCAAAAGTTTAGTCATTTTCGGGGGCATTAAAATTCAATACAAAACTAAATCACAAGTAGGAATTTTATGACTTTTTTAACATTAAAATTACCTTTAATCGAATTTTAACGCTTTTGAACTTTAATGAAAAAGAGTTAATGGAGTTTCACAATCATATTTCATCTTTATGATGCTAATAATGATATATGATATTGAGGGTAAAAAGTTCTTAAGTAGATTTGACTGAATATCAGACGCTTCAAAGCAAATAAAATAATCTTTTCGCTATTTGCTATTAGAATTTATAATTGTACATTTGCACCCCTGTTTTCCCGATTGAGATTCGGGTAAATGGGATTGGAATGTTTAATAATTAGTAAAATCAATTGGTGTGGACACATTAAGTTACAAAACAGTATCGGCTAACAAAGCCACCAGAACCAAAGAATGGGTTGTGGTAGATGCTGACGGACAAAATTTAGGTCGTCTTGCTTCAAAAGTAGCATACCTACTTAGAGGAAAGCACAAGCCTAACTTCACCCCACATGTTGATTGCGGAGACAATGTTATTGTATTGAATGCGCAGGGAATCAACTTAACAGGAAAGAAATGGGACGCGAAAGAATACATCCGTCACACAGGCTTCCCGGGTGGACAGAAAAGTCTAACAGCTGCCGAATTATTCGAAAAAGGTCCTGAGAGACTTGTCGAAAAGGCAATTAAAGGAATGCTTCCTAAGAACAAACTTGGAGCAGACCTATTCAGAAATTTAAAGGTTTATGTAGGATCTGAACACGATCACGAAGCTCAAAAACCTAAAACTATTAACTTAAACGAGATTAAGTAATGGAGGTAATTCACAAAATTGGCCGTAGAAAAACAGCTGTGGCCCGTGTATATGTTTCAGAAGGAAAAGGAAACATTACCGTAAACAAGAAAGACCTTAAAGATTACTTCACAACTGGTACACTTTTATATAAAGTTAACCAGCCATTGATGCTAACCGAAAACGAAGGAAACTTCGACGTTAAAATTAACGTATACGGTGGTGGTATCACTGGACAGGCTGAAGCGATCCGTCTTGCATTATCCAGAGCTATGATGGCGCTTGACGAAGAAAACCATGGCGTTCTTAAGCCAGAAGGTCTTCTTACTAGAGATCCACGTATGGTAGAACGTAAGAAATTCGGTCAGAAGAAAGCCCGTAAGAAATTCCAGTTCTCTAAACGTTAATATTATTACCGGAATATTTTCCGGGGAGTTCATAAAAAAATTAATTTTTTGTTGTTATTCTGTTCATGCCGGGCAGAAGTTAGTTTAGCATCTAAACAGTCAGGGCCGTACTTAAAAGTAGCCACCTGAATGTTGCTATCTCAACAGAACGTAAACTATTACAAAAATGGCAAACAAAGTAGAAGTAAAAGAATTACTTGATGCTGGTGTTCATTTTGGACACTTAACCAGACGTTGGAATCCAAACATGGCTCCATATATCTATATGGAACGTAACGGGATCCACATCATCAACTTATATAAAAGTGCTGCTAAAATGCAGGAAGCAGGTGATGCTCTTGCCAAGATCGCAGCAAGCGGAAGAAAGATCCTTTTCGTAGCTACAAAGAAACAAGCGAAAGAGATCGTTGCTGAACAAGCTGAAAAGGCGAATATGCCTTAT from Gramella sp. MT6 harbors:
- the rpsI gene encoding 30S ribosomal protein S9; protein product: MEVIHKIGRRKTAVARVYVSEGKGNITVNKKDLKDYFTTGTLLYKVNQPLMLTENEGNFDVKINVYGGGITGQAEAIRLALSRAMMALDEENHGVLKPEGLLTRDPRMVERKKFGQKKARKKFQFSKR
- the rplM gene encoding 50S ribosomal protein L13 — translated: MDTLSYKTVSANKATRTKEWVVVDADGQNLGRLASKVAYLLRGKHKPNFTPHVDCGDNVIVLNAQGINLTGKKWDAKEYIRHTGFPGGQKSLTAAELFEKGPERLVEKAIKGMLPKNKLGADLFRNLKVYVGSEHDHEAQKPKTINLNEIK
- a CDS encoding DUF3124 domain-containing protein: MKKGILIFLIAALITSCENEKTISSYDPVDWEARGVKKSVTDSLKKGQSYLSVYSEIYSQTEHRTHNLTSTISMRNVDMKDTIYIDKAEYFNTQGEPIRIYFDHPIYIAPMETVEIVVDETDIEGGTGANFIFEWSIKESSPEPLFEGVMISTSGQQGLSFTSRGVRIK
- a CDS encoding DUF5004 domain-containing protein, which codes for MNIKTLAGFCMFSFSIISCSKEEVSINSQLKVSDATVVTRNDMLGNWDLSGMVSDTAVDLNDDETYSKNLLDETDCFNTMSITFNDDGTFISNNAQMTFEAGTSKNQFSCLSDRMDNGNWEVRNDSLILTLDINSSTYTHKKHINLETNKFSFDVTKIESNQYVSDPGNTQASPIRILELEYTKS
- a CDS encoding lipocalin family protein, which encodes MTIVFLLLMSLLTSCNKTELPIQEAESFQSINANIQPRRLFGNWQLSEMLADIPVDLNGDGTGNTNLLLETDCFDDMRIEFFQDGTFFTENAQMDFAAGASDNEFECLNGRDDIGTWEINRNELILTILIDGVLYTDTKIIKLRGNRFSFEVTEEESDIYVNDPGNTLVSDVQILELEYSRGN